CTGGCTCCCTCCTCGGACCTCGGATCCGGATCCTTCTCGCCCCACCGTACCGCCTCGGGCCGCGGCCGTGCCGGGAGCGAGTACGTGTTCACTCATGGCTGCAAACATCCATTCCCCCCGTGTTGTTCCGTATCCTGTGCCCGCGCATTTTCTGTCAGTTCGCTCAACAACAGTGCGAGCACCGCGTCGATGGTGTCGCGGCGGATCCGGTCGCGATCCCCGGCCAGCGCCAGCCGGCGCACCTCCCCGGCGCCGCCCGGGCCGCACACCGCCACGAAGACGGTGCCCACCGGCTGCCCGTCCTGCGGCTCGGGGCCGGCCACCCCGGTCGTCGCGATGCCCCAATCGGCACCCAGCACCCGCCGGACGCCCTCCGCCATCTGTCGCGCGACCTCGGCGTCCACCGCGCCGCGCGCGGCCAGCAGGGCGCCGTCGACGCCCAGCAGCTCCCGCTTGAGATCGGTGGCGTACGCCGTGACCGAGCCGCGCAGCACCCGCGAGGCCCCGGGGACGGCGGTCAGCGCGCCCGCCACCAGGCCACCGGTCAGGGACTCGGCCACCGCCAGGCTCTGTCCGCGCCCGGCGAGCAGCTCCAGCGCCCCGGCGGCCACAGAACCCGGCGCGCTCACCGGCCGGCGTCCCGTTCGGCCGCTTCCGCCGCCTGCTCGGCCCGCTCCGCGCGCTCCCTGGCCAGACCGGCCCGGCGCAGCACCACGGCCTGGCGTACGTAGTCCAGTCCGGTGGCGACCGTCAGCACCACGGCGACCGCCATCACCCACCAGCGGAAGGTCGCCAGCGGACCGGTCAGCACCAGGACGTACATACCGACCGCGGTGCCCTGCGCCAATGTCTTGATCTTGCCCCCACGACTGGCCGGAATGACCCCGTGCTTGATCACCCAGAACCGCATCAGCGTGATGCCGAGCTCGCGGAAGAGGATCACGCCCGTCACCCACCAGGGCAGATCGCCCAGCACCGACAGGCAGATCAGCGCGGCGCCCATGATCGCCTTGTCCGCGATCGGGTCGGCGATCTTGCCGAAGTCGGTGACCAGGTTGTACGTGCGCGCCAGATGCCCGTCGAAGACATCGGTGATCATGGCGACAGCGAAGGCGGCCCAGGCGAAGGCACGCCATGCCTGGTCGGTCCCGTTGTCGTGCATCAGCAGCACGACGAACGCCGGGACCAGCACCAGCCGCAGCATCGTCAGGACGTTGGCGATGTTCCACAGCCCGGCCTGCCGAACGGCCGGCGCCGTGCGCGGGCCACCAGCTGCGGAAGCCGGGACTCCGGTCATCTGCCCGCCTCCTCGGTACACGCCGCGCCGTCCACCGACAGCACCTCGGCCACGAGGTCCACACCCTCGCTCGACACGACCTTTGCTTCGACCATACGACCGGGCGAAAGCTCCTGGCCGGTCGAGAGCAGAGTGACGCCGTCCGTCTCCGGTGCCTGGTGCGCGGCCCGCCCGACGACGCCGTCCTCCTCGTCGATCCGGTCGACCAGCACCCGCACGGTCTCCCCGACCCGCTCCTCGGCACGCTGCGCGGTCAGCTCCTCGGCCAGCCGCGACACCCGGGCCAGCCGCTCGGCGACCTCGTCCGGGTCGACCTTGTTCTCGTACGAGGCGGCCTCGGTGCCGTCCTCGTCGGAGTAGCCGAAGACCCCGATGGCGTCGAGCCGGGCCTCGGTGATGAAGCGCTCCAGCTCCGCCAGGTCGCTCTCGCTCTCCCCGGGGAAGCCGACGATGAAGTTGGAGCGGGCGCCGGCCTGCGGCGCCTTCGTACGGATCGTCTCCAGCAGTTCCAGGAAGCTGTCGGTGCCGCCGAAGCGCCGCATGGAACGCAGCACACCGGGCGCCGAGTGCTGGAAGGACAGGTCGAAGTACGGCGCCACCTTGTCGGTACCGGTCAGCACATCGATCAGACCCGGTCGCATCTCGGCCGGCTGGAGGTAGCTGACGCGGATCCGCTCGATGCCGTCGACGGCGGCCAGCTCCGGCAGCAGCGTCTCCAGCAGGCGGATGTCGCCGAGGTCCTTGCCGTAGGAGGTGTTGTTCTCGGAGACCAGCATGACCTCCTTGACGCCCTGCTCGGCCAGCCAGCGGGTCTCCCCCAGCACGTCCGAGGGGCGGCGGGAGATGAAGGAGCCCCGGAAGGACGGGATGGCGCAGAACGAGCAGCGCCGGTCGCAGCCGGAGGCCAGCTTCACCGAGGCCACCGGGCTGGAGTCGAGCCGGCGGCGCAGCGGCGCGCGCGGCCCGGACGCCGGCGCGATGCCCTCCGGCAGGTCCTCGGGCGGGGTGTCCTGGGCGTGGCCGGGCAGTGCGACGTCGGCGGTCTGGCGTTCGGCCGGGCTGATCGGCAGCAGCTTGCGCCGGTCGCGCGGGGTGTGCGCGGCGTGGATGCCGCCGCTCAGGATGGTCTGCAGCCGGTCGGAGATGTCGCTGTAGTCGTCGAAGCCGAGCACGCCGTCGGCCTCGGGCAGCGCCTCGGCGAGCTCCTTGCCGTAGCGCTCGGCCATGCAGCCGACGGCCACCACGGCCTGGGTTCTGCCGCCTCCTTCACGCGCCGCGGCCTTCAGATCGTTGGCTTCCAGCAGGGCATCGACGGAGTCCTTCTTGGCGGCCTCGACGAAGCCGCAGGTGTTGACGACGGCGACATCGGCATCGGCGGCTT
The sequence above is a segment of the Streptomyces lydicus genome. Coding sequences within it:
- a CDS encoding CinA family protein gives rise to the protein MSAPGSVAAGALELLAGRGQSLAVAESLTGGLVAGALTAVPGASRVLRGSVTAYATDLKRELLGVDGALLAARGAVDAEVARQMAEGVRRVLGADWGIATTGVAGPEPQDGQPVGTVFVAVCGPGGAGEVRRLALAGDRDRIRRDTIDAVLALLLSELTENARAQDTEQHGGNGCLQP
- the pgsA gene encoding CDP-diacylglycerol--glycerol-3-phosphate 3-phosphatidyltransferase, whose translation is MTGVPASAAGGPRTAPAVRQAGLWNIANVLTMLRLVLVPAFVVLLMHDNGTDQAWRAFAWAAFAVAMITDVFDGHLARTYNLVTDFGKIADPIADKAIMGAALICLSVLGDLPWWVTGVILFRELGITLMRFWVIKHGVIPASRGGKIKTLAQGTAVGMYVLVLTGPLATFRWWVMAVAVVLTVATGLDYVRQAVVLRRAGLARERAERAEQAAEAAERDAGR
- the rimO gene encoding 30S ribosomal protein S12 methylthiotransferase RimO is translated as MPERRTVALVTLGCARNEVDSEELAGRLAADGWELVEEAADADVAVVNTCGFVEAAKKDSVDALLEANDLKAAAREGGGRTQAVVAVGCMAERYGKELAEALPEADGVLGFDDYSDISDRLQTILSGGIHAAHTPRDRRKLLPISPAERQTADVALPGHAQDTPPEDLPEGIAPASGPRAPLRRRLDSSPVASVKLASGCDRRCSFCAIPSFRGSFISRRPSDVLGETRWLAEQGVKEVMLVSENNTSYGKDLGDIRLLETLLPELAAVDGIERIRVSYLQPAEMRPGLIDVLTGTDKVAPYFDLSFQHSAPGVLRSMRRFGGTDSFLELLETIRTKAPQAGARSNFIVGFPGESESDLAELERFITEARLDAIGVFGYSDEDGTEAASYENKVDPDEVAERLARVSRLAEELTAQRAEERVGETVRVLVDRIDEEDGVVGRAAHQAPETDGVTLLSTGQELSPGRMVEAKVVSSEGVDLVAEVLSVDGAACTEEAGR